From Cinclus cinclus chromosome 2, bCinCin1.1, whole genome shotgun sequence, one genomic window encodes:
- the ZNF384 gene encoding zinc finger protein 384 isoform X1 translates to MSGSYRAIGRVTCRVLVKMEESHFNSSPYFWPAVPTVSGQIENTMFINKMKEQLLPTEKGCSLAPPHYPALLTVPTSVALPTGISMDSDTKSEQLTPHSQAPVTQNITVVPVQSAGLMTAGPGLVITSPSGSLVTTAASAQTFPISAPMIVSALPPGSQAALQVVPDLSKKGTTTLTEGGGAGGVAPKPPRGRKKKRLQESGLPEMSDPFVLTNEDDEDQHKDGKTYRCRMCSLTFYSKSEMQIHSKSHTETKPHKCPHCSKSFANSSYLAQHIRIHSGAKPYTCSYCQKAFRQLSHLQQHTRIHSKLHTAIVKPHKCPHCSKSFANTSYLAQHLRIHSGAKPYTCRYCQKAFRQLSHLQQHTRIHTGDRPYKCAHPGCEKAFTQLSNLQSHRRQHNKDKPFKCHNCHRAYTDAASLEVHLATHTVKHAKVYTCSICSRAYTSETYLMKHMRKHNIPDPQQQVVQAQAQASQQQQHFQPQGGGAAGGPSGDTNQPNPPPQCSFDLTPYKTSEHHKDICLTVSTSAIQVEHLSSS, encoded by the exons ATGTCTGGTAGTTATAGAGCAATTGGAAGGGTTACGTGCAGAGTTCTGGTAAA GATGGAAGAATCTCATTTCAACTCCTCCCCGTACTTctggccagcagtgcccaccGTCTCGGGACAG ATTGAGAACACCATGTTCATTAACAAGATGAAGGAGCAGCTGTTGCCCACAGAGAAGGGCTGCAGTCTGGCTCCCCCCCACTACCCTGCCTTGCTGACAGTCCCCACCTCTGTGGCCCTGCCCACTGGTATCTCCATGGACTCAGACACCAAGTCAGAGCAGCTGACACCACACAGCCAAGCCCCTGTGACTCAGAACATCACTGTGGTACCAGTGCAGTCTGCTGGGCTCATGACAGCAG GTCCTGGTCTGGTGATAACTTCCCCATCAGGTTCTCTGGTGACCACAGCCGCCTCTGCCCAAACCTTTCCCATCTCAGCTCCCATGATTGTCTCTGCGCTACCCCCTGGCTCccaggcagccctgcaggtggtTCCAGACCTGTCTAAGAAAGGGACAACCACCCTCACTGAAggtggtggggctgggggagttGCCCCCAAACCACCCCGAGGCCGGAAGAAGAAACGATTGCAGGAGTCAGGGCTGCCAGAGATGAGTGACCCCTTTGTGCTGACAAACGAGGATGATGAGGACCAGCACAAGGATGGCAAGACATACAG GTGCCGGATGTGTTCGCTGACCTTCTACTCCAAGTCGGAGATGCAGATCCACTCCAAGTCCCATACGGAGACAAAGCCACACAAGTGTCCTCACTGCTCCAAGAGCTTCGCCAACAGCTCCTACCTGGCCCAGCACATTCGTATCCACTCAGGGGCCAAGCCCTACACGTGCAGCTACTGCCAGAAGGCCTTCCGCCAGCTCtcccacctgcagcagcacacacg GATCCACTCCAAGCTCCACACGGCGATTGTCAAGCCGCACAAGTGTCCTCACTGCTCCAAGAGCTTCGCCAACACATCCTACCTGGCCCAGCACCTCCGCATCCACTCGGGGGCCAAGCCCTACACCTGCCGCTACTGCCAGAAGGCCTTCCGCCAGCTCtcccacctgcagcagcacacacg TATCCACACCGGGGACCGACCCTACAAATGTGCTCACCCTGGGTGTGAAAAGGCTTTCACCCAGCTTTCCAACTTGCAG TCCCACAGACGGCAGCACAACAAAGACAAACCTTTCAAGTGCCACAACTGCCACCGTGCATACACGGATGCTGCCTCTCTGGAGGTACACCTGGCTACGCACACGGTGAAACACGCCAAGGTCTACACCTGCTCCATCTGCAGCCGGGCCTATACCTCG GAGACGTACCTGATGAAGCACATGCGGAAACACAACATCCctgacccacagcagcaggtggttcaggcacaagcccaggcctcgcagcagcagcagcacttccagccACAGGGCGGGGGGGCAGCAGGGGGCCCTTCTGGAGACACTAACCAACCCAACCCTCCCCCCCAGTGCTCCTTTGACCTGACTCCTTACAAGACTTCAGAGCATCACAAGGACATCTGCCTCACTGTCAGCACCAGCGCCATCCAAGTGGAGCACCTCTCCAGCTCCTAG
- the ZNF384 gene encoding zinc finger protein 384 isoform X2 → MSGSYRAIGRVTCRVLVKMEESHFNSSPYFWPAVPTVSGQIENTMFINKMKEQLLPTEKGCSLAPPHYPALLTVPTSVALPTGISMDSDTKSEQLTPHSQAPVTQNITVVPVQSAGLMTAGPGLVITSPSGSLVTTAASAQTFPISAPMIVSALPPGSQAALQVVPDLSKKGTTTLTEGGGAGGVAPKPPRGRKKKRLQESGLPEMSDPFVLTNEDDEDQHKDGKTYRCRMCSLTFYSKSEMQIHSKSHTETKPHKCPHCSKSFANSSYLAQHIRIHSGAKPYTCSYCQKAFRQLSHLQQHTRIHTGDRPYKCAHPGCEKAFTQLSNLQSHRRQHNKDKPFKCHNCHRAYTDAASLEVHLATHTVKHAKVYTCSICSRAYTSETYLMKHMRKHNIPDPQQQVVQAQAQASQQQQHFQPQGGGAAGGPSGDTNQPNPPPQCSFDLTPYKTSEHHKDICLTVSTSAIQVEHLSSS, encoded by the exons ATGTCTGGTAGTTATAGAGCAATTGGAAGGGTTACGTGCAGAGTTCTGGTAAA GATGGAAGAATCTCATTTCAACTCCTCCCCGTACTTctggccagcagtgcccaccGTCTCGGGACAG ATTGAGAACACCATGTTCATTAACAAGATGAAGGAGCAGCTGTTGCCCACAGAGAAGGGCTGCAGTCTGGCTCCCCCCCACTACCCTGCCTTGCTGACAGTCCCCACCTCTGTGGCCCTGCCCACTGGTATCTCCATGGACTCAGACACCAAGTCAGAGCAGCTGACACCACACAGCCAAGCCCCTGTGACTCAGAACATCACTGTGGTACCAGTGCAGTCTGCTGGGCTCATGACAGCAG GTCCTGGTCTGGTGATAACTTCCCCATCAGGTTCTCTGGTGACCACAGCCGCCTCTGCCCAAACCTTTCCCATCTCAGCTCCCATGATTGTCTCTGCGCTACCCCCTGGCTCccaggcagccctgcaggtggtTCCAGACCTGTCTAAGAAAGGGACAACCACCCTCACTGAAggtggtggggctgggggagttGCCCCCAAACCACCCCGAGGCCGGAAGAAGAAACGATTGCAGGAGTCAGGGCTGCCAGAGATGAGTGACCCCTTTGTGCTGACAAACGAGGATGATGAGGACCAGCACAAGGATGGCAAGACATACAG GTGCCGGATGTGTTCGCTGACCTTCTACTCCAAGTCGGAGATGCAGATCCACTCCAAGTCCCATACGGAGACAAAGCCACACAAGTGTCCTCACTGCTCCAAGAGCTTCGCCAACAGCTCCTACCTGGCCCAGCACATTCGTATCCACTCAGGGGCCAAGCCCTACACGTGCAGCTACTGCCAGAAGGCCTTCCGCCAGCTCtcccacctgcagcagcacacacg TATCCACACCGGGGACCGACCCTACAAATGTGCTCACCCTGGGTGTGAAAAGGCTTTCACCCAGCTTTCCAACTTGCAG TCCCACAGACGGCAGCACAACAAAGACAAACCTTTCAAGTGCCACAACTGCCACCGTGCATACACGGATGCTGCCTCTCTGGAGGTACACCTGGCTACGCACACGGTGAAACACGCCAAGGTCTACACCTGCTCCATCTGCAGCCGGGCCTATACCTCG GAGACGTACCTGATGAAGCACATGCGGAAACACAACATCCctgacccacagcagcaggtggttcaggcacaagcccaggcctcgcagcagcagcagcacttccagccACAGGGCGGGGGGGCAGCAGGGGGCCCTTCTGGAGACACTAACCAACCCAACCCTCCCCCCCAGTGCTCCTTTGACCTGACTCCTTACAAGACTTCAGAGCATCACAAGGACATCTGCCTCACTGTCAGCACCAGCGCCATCCAAGTGGAGCACCTCTCCAGCTCCTAG